A stretch of Caenorhabditis elegans chromosome IV DNA encodes these proteins:
- the nhr-258 gene encoding Nuclear Hormone Receptor family (Product from WormBase gene class nhr;~Confirmed by transcript evidence) — translation MSSPDSAAHQFSICRVCDDSNGQPHYGTICCPSCKGFFRRVYMSDKKFECYRGNMCVIQKGTRNICRACRYKKCLQVGMNVKDIRGKYTSPQSVEYERSSSAESTPKSSKDTEMGVAEAMEMAQVYMNLEKYCENNYCESNMCREEENRLIDRMLSSTVHELIQKTSPQCPRFKRDWKPLEMLNLENFCRSWSRSIVHFLDFATRFPVFNQLSHIDKRAWFISRLAPCSFLTMAYQTRIEMCEGLLFGCSNVFPLKSDRWIAVETEHLRGLFSSITETMFSFVIYPMMNLKITDLHYSLLKACVFFSAGIVVTSVSDKGMEIMRNEYTKHKNALMKLLMNGVERFSQQTDILFQIQDVQNTLERVSAHFDQEIQYFHFLGLPIVKKNLLVECHINKTC, via the exons ATGTCTTCTCCTGATTCAGCTGCTCATCAATTCTCAATTTGTCGAGTCTGTGATGATTCAAACGGGCAACCACATTATGGAACAATATGTTGTCC AAGCTGTAAAGGATTTTTCCGTCGTGTTTACATGTCtgacaaaaagtttgaatgttATCGTGGCAACATGTGTGTAATTCAAAAAGGAACTAGAAACATTTGTCGAGCATGTCGATACAAAAAGTGCCTTCAAGTCGGAATGAATGTCAAAG ACATCCGCGGAAAGTACACCTCACCTCAAAGTGTTGAATACGAGAGATCAAGCTCCGCGGAAAGTACTCCCAAGAGTTCAAAGGACACCGAAATGGGAGTGGCAGAGGCGATGGAAATGGCTCAAGTCTATATGAATTTGGAAAA atactGTGAGAATAACTACTGTGAGTCAAATATGTGTCGAGAGGAAGAGAACCGACTAATCGATCGAATGCTCTCAAGTACTGTACATGaattaattcagaaaacaTCACCCCAATGTCCTCGTTTCAAA agAGATTGGAAACCACTCGAGATGCTTAACCTTGAAAACTTTTGCCGAAGTTGGTCCAGATCGATTGttcattttctcgattttgcAACCCGATTCCCAGTTTTCAATCAGTTATCACACATTGATAAG CGTGCGTGGTTCATAAGCCGTCTTGCTCCATGCTCATTTCTTACAATGGCATATCAAACAAGAATTGAAATGTGTGAAGGTCTTTTATTTGGATGCTCCAATGTTTTTCCATTGAAATCCGATCGATGGATTGCAGTTGAAACTGAACATTTAAGAGGATTGTTTTCTTCAATTACAGAGACAATGTTTTCATTTGTGATTTATCCAAtgatgaatctgaaaataactgaTTTGCATTACTCACTTCTCAAAGCATGCGTATTTTTCTCCGCGG gaattgtGGTAACTTCAGTTTCTGATAAAGGAATGGAAATAATGAGAAATGAGTATACAAAACATAAGAATGCACTAATGAAGTTATTGATGAATGGG GTGGAACGATTCAGTCAACAAACTgatattttattccaaattcAGGATGTTCAAAATACACTGGAG CGCGTCTCAGCTCATTTCGACCAGGAAATCCAATACTTTCATTTTCTGGGATTGCCAATTGTAAAGAAGAACTTACTTGTCGAATGTCATATCAATAAAACTTGTTAA